From the genome of Pseudoliparis swirei isolate HS2019 ecotype Mariana Trench chromosome 10, NWPU_hadal_v1, whole genome shotgun sequence, one region includes:
- the bcat1 gene encoding branched-chain-amino-acid aminotransferase, cytosolic isoform X1 → MADGSIPSFKAADLVIELSSTPKAKQDRPAFGNVFTDHMLTIEWSASEGWQAPLIKPFGNLTLHPACSSLHYGIQLFEGLKAFRGDDNQLRLFRPMLNMSRMADSAKRACLPAFDQSELLKCIRRLVEIEQDWVPHSESASLYIRPTFLSTEQSLGVKKASNALLYVILCPVGSYFTSETKSLSLWADPKYTRAWKGGTGNYKMGGNYGCSLFAQYEAEDHGCQQVLWLYGEDHQITEAGTMNIFLHWINEDGEEELATPPLDGIILPGVTRQSILELTRRWGEFKVTERYLTMSQLCSALKQLRVKEVFGSGTACMVCPIGHIVYQGENLHIPCQEKDSQLASRIAKELVDIQHGRTPSDWTLLV, encoded by the exons ATGGCTGACGGCAGCATTCCCAGCTTCAAG GCAGCTGACCTGGTCATCGAGCTGTCCTCCACTCCAAAGGCCAAACAGGACCGGCCGGCCTTCGGGAACGTCTTCACGGACCACATGCTGACCATAGAGTGGAGTGCGAGTGAGGGCTGGCAGGCTCCGCTCATCAAGCCCTTTGGAAACCTGACGCTCCACCCAGCCTGTTCGTCACTACACTACGGCATACAG CTGTTTGAAGGGTTGAAGGCGTTTCGTGGGGATGACAACCAACTGCGTCTCTTCAGACCGATGCTCAACATGAGCCGCATGGCCGACTCGGCGAAGAGAGCTTGCCTGCCT gCCTTTGATCAGTCAGAGCTTCTGAAGTGCATCAGGCGACTGGTAGAGATCGAGCAGGACTGGGTTCCTCACTCTGAATCGGCCAGTCTGTACATCAGACCCACGTTCCTCAGCACTGAG CAATCTCTGGGTGTAAAGAAGGCTTCCAACGCCTTGCTGTATGTGATTTTGTGTCCAGTGGGCTCGTACTTCACCAGCGAAACAAAGAGTCTGTCCTTGTGGGCCGACCCAAAGTACACCAGGGCATGGAAAGGAGGGACTGGAAACTACAAAATGGGCGG AAACTACGGGTGCTCTTTGTTCGCCCAGTACGAAGCAGAGGATCATGGGTGCCAGCAGGTGCTGTGGCTGTACGGGGAGGACCACCAGATCACCGAGGCAGGCACCATGAACATCTTCCTCCACTGGATCAATGAGGATGGAG AGGAGGAACTTGCAACTCCGCCACTGGACGGCATCATACTCCCAGGTGTAACCCGACAGAGCATCCTGGAACTGACCaggagatgg GGGGAGTTTAAGGTGACGGAGCGCTACCTGACCATGAGCCAGCTGTGCTCTGCCCTGAAGCAGCTGCGGGTCAAAGAGGTATTTGGCAGCGGTACTGCCTGCATGGTCTGTCCCATCGGACACATTGTTTACCAGGGAGAG aACTTGCACATCCCCTGTCAGGAGAAAGACTCACAGTTGGCTTCACGGATAGCAAAGGAGCTTGTGGATATTCAg CATGGACGCACACCCAGCGACTGGACCCTCCTGGTGTAA
- the bcat1 gene encoding branched-chain-amino-acid aminotransferase, cytosolic isoform X2 has protein sequence MADGSIPSFKAADLVIELSSTPKAKQDRPAFGNVFTDHMLTIEWSASEGWQAPLIKPFGNLTLHPACSSLHYGIQLFEGLKAFRGDDNQLRLFRPMLNMSRMADSAKRACLPAFDQSELLKCIRRLVEIEQDWVPHSESASLYIRPTFLSTEQSLGVKKASNALLYVILCPVGSYFTSETKSLSLWADPKYTRAWKGGTGNYKMGGNYGCSLFAQYEAEDHGCQQVLWLYGEDHQITEAGTMNIFLHWINEDGEEELATPPLDGIILPGVTRQSILELTRRWGEFKVTERYLTMSQLCSALKQLRVKEVFGSGTACMVCPIGHIVYQGENLHIPCQEKDSQLASRIAKELVDIQTDFLLPTLPVPG, from the exons ATGGCTGACGGCAGCATTCCCAGCTTCAAG GCAGCTGACCTGGTCATCGAGCTGTCCTCCACTCCAAAGGCCAAACAGGACCGGCCGGCCTTCGGGAACGTCTTCACGGACCACATGCTGACCATAGAGTGGAGTGCGAGTGAGGGCTGGCAGGCTCCGCTCATCAAGCCCTTTGGAAACCTGACGCTCCACCCAGCCTGTTCGTCACTACACTACGGCATACAG CTGTTTGAAGGGTTGAAGGCGTTTCGTGGGGATGACAACCAACTGCGTCTCTTCAGACCGATGCTCAACATGAGCCGCATGGCCGACTCGGCGAAGAGAGCTTGCCTGCCT gCCTTTGATCAGTCAGAGCTTCTGAAGTGCATCAGGCGACTGGTAGAGATCGAGCAGGACTGGGTTCCTCACTCTGAATCGGCCAGTCTGTACATCAGACCCACGTTCCTCAGCACTGAG CAATCTCTGGGTGTAAAGAAGGCTTCCAACGCCTTGCTGTATGTGATTTTGTGTCCAGTGGGCTCGTACTTCACCAGCGAAACAAAGAGTCTGTCCTTGTGGGCCGACCCAAAGTACACCAGGGCATGGAAAGGAGGGACTGGAAACTACAAAATGGGCGG AAACTACGGGTGCTCTTTGTTCGCCCAGTACGAAGCAGAGGATCATGGGTGCCAGCAGGTGCTGTGGCTGTACGGGGAGGACCACCAGATCACCGAGGCAGGCACCATGAACATCTTCCTCCACTGGATCAATGAGGATGGAG AGGAGGAACTTGCAACTCCGCCACTGGACGGCATCATACTCCCAGGTGTAACCCGACAGAGCATCCTGGAACTGACCaggagatgg GGGGAGTTTAAGGTGACGGAGCGCTACCTGACCATGAGCCAGCTGTGCTCTGCCCTGAAGCAGCTGCGGGTCAAAGAGGTATTTGGCAGCGGTACTGCCTGCATGGTCTGTCCCATCGGACACATTGTTTACCAGGGAGAG aACTTGCACATCCCCTGTCAGGAGAAAGACTCACAGTTGGCTTCACGGATAGCAAAGGAGCTTGTGGATATTCAg acggatttcctgttgccgaccctgcctgtccctggttaa